One region of Xyrauchen texanus isolate HMW12.3.18 chromosome 11, RBS_HiC_50CHRs, whole genome shotgun sequence genomic DNA includes:
- the LOC127651251 gene encoding junctional adhesion molecule 2A-like isoform X2, whose translation MFVSMAVLILIQSVLQVAPVTVTSSSPRVQVVEYSDAKLSCEFKTEREKSPRIEWKKKDKDVSFVYFEGHFKEPFRSRAEIDGATVVLHRVTQADAGEYRCEVSAPLDTITLGETNVTLEVLVPPHTPSCDIPSSALTGSQVELRCSDQHSIPPAAYTWYKDKKPLPILHANATYTINKFTGMLVFQKVSKTDAGQYHCEANNNVGPSKSCEATHMQIDDLNLPALITGVVLVCLIGLLCAFGVCYAHRQGYFSRQRGR comes from the exons GCGTCCTTCAGGTGGCCCCTGTCACTGTAACCAGCAGCAGCCCCAGAGTGCAAGTGGTGGAATATTCAG aTGCCAAGCTCTCCTGTGAGtttaaaacagagagagagaagagtcCACGCATTGAATGGAAGAAGAAAGATAAAGATGTGTCCTTTGTTTATTTTGAGGGCCATTTCAAAG AACCCTTTCGTAGTCGTGCGGAGATTGACGGGGCGACGGTTGTACTTCACAGGGTGACTCAGGCCGATGCTGGCGAGTACCGCTGTGAGGTCAGCGCGCCGCTTGATACCATCACACTCGGAGAGACAAACGTCACACTCGAAGTGCTGG TGCCACCGCACACGCCGTCATGTGACATCCCGAGCTCCGCTCTGACTGGCTCCCAGGTGGAGTTACGCTGTAGTGACCAGCACAGCATCCCCCCCGCTGCCTATACGTGGTATAAAGACAAGAAACCCTTGCCGATACTCCATGCCAATGCCACATACACCATCAATAAATTCACCGGCATGCTG GTCTTTCAGAAGGTCAGCAAGACTGATGCAGGTCAGTATCACTGTGAGGCCAACAACAACGTGGGACCCTCGAAGAGCTGCGAGGCCACACACATGCAGATTG ATGATCTGAATCTTCCCGCGTTGATCACTGGTGTTGTTCTAGTGTGCCTGATCGGGTTATTGTGTGCTTTTGGAGTGTGTTACGCTCACCGGCAGGGATACTTCAGCC GACAAAGAGGAAGGTGA